The following are encoded in a window of Narcine bancroftii isolate sNarBan1 chromosome 2, sNarBan1.hap1, whole genome shotgun sequence genomic DNA:
- the ppp1r11 gene encoding E3 ubiquitin-protein ligase PPP1R11 → MERDAERSGMSEAAGASATVTETVDGTQPADMENRSLTIRLRKRKTHKKVEWSSDTVDNEHLGRRSSKCCCIYEKPRAFGESSSESEDEDVGCGNAHCVRGHKKPFAGGSQHPGEPGRHPNHGLSDPPEN, encoded by the exons ATGGAACGAGACGCCGAGCGCAGTGGGATGTCAGAGGCAGCGGGCGCGTCGGCGACCGTCACTGAGACTGTGGATGGAACCCAGCCTGCAGACATG GAAAACCGCAGCCTCACCATCCGGTTGAGGAAACGCAAGACCCACAAGAAGGTGGAGTGGTCGAGTGACACGGTGGACAATGAGCACCTGGGACGCCGCTCATCCAAGT GCTGCTGCATTTACGAGAAGCCACGGGCCTTTGGGGAAAGCTCGTCGGAGAGCGAGGATGAAGATGTCGGCTGCGGGAACGCCCACTGCGTCAGGGGCCACAAGAAGCCGTTCGCCGGAGGCAGCCAGCATCCCGGGGAACCCGGGCGGCACCCCAATCACGGACTCAGCGACCCACCCGAGAACTGA